The nucleotide window GCGCGTCCCCCTCGACGGCGTCCGTCGAGTCGTCGTCCGGCAGGCACAGGACCTCGAGTCGATCTACTACACGATGAAGCAGGTGCTCGCGGACCCGGAGACCCGCGGCACCATCCTCGTTCCGCTCGGCGTGCTGCTGCTCATCTACCCGTTCTCGGTCATCGCGGGCATCCTCGAGATCCCCGGCGCGGTCGTGCTGGGGCTCGTGTCTGCCCTCCTCGGGCTGTACACCCTGTTCCGCGGGCTCGGGCTCGAACGGGCGGTCGACTCGGCCGCCGACCGGGTACGCAACAGCCTGTACGCCGGGCGGGTCACCATCATCACGTACGTCGTGGCCCTCGCGCTGCTCTTCGTGGGCGGCGTCCAGGGGCTCGAGACGCTCGAGACGGTCGAGTCGACGGTCGGCTCGCTCCAGCCGGAGGCCCAGGTCGCCGTGTTCGTCCACGCAGCGGTCCGGTGGGCCGCGGCGGCCGGCGTCACCTCCTCGATGGGCCAGGTGACCGACGAGTACCTGAGCGACCGCTTCCGGTGGCGCTACCTCAACGCGCCGTTCTACGTCGTCGCGATCGCGATCGTCCTGTACGGGCTCTCGGGCTACTTCGTCCCGCCGTCCGCGGGCGGTATCGTCGTGCGGCTCAGCCTCTCCGAACTCGCGATCGCGCTCACCATCGGCACGCTGCTCGGCGTGCTCTCGACGCTCACGTTCGCGGTCGCGGAGTCGCGCGAGGAGGAGGCCGCGGGCACGGTGTAGTGTAGGCCACACAGGTTCGGACTGGGAGAAACGCCGCCGGTACTGGTCGGTTCGTCGCCTACTCGCCGAGCGTGACGCTCTCGTCGGCGCTGTTGGGGAGCGCGTCCGACCGGCCGTACGTTCCCGGCGCGATGGCCAGCGTCCGGAGGCCGCGCTCGTTCGCGGCCTCCAGGGCCGGCTTGAAGTCGGTGTCGCGGGAGGCAACCGCGATGGTGTCGGCGCGACCCTCCGCAGCGAACGTCGCCACGTCGACCGCGAGTTTCACGTCGACGTCGCCGCTGGTGACGACGACCTGGAACCCGTTCGCCTCGGCGGCCTGGATGAGCCCCGGCGAGGCGTGTTCGTTCAGGTACAGCCTCGCCGTGACGAGTTCGCCGACGTCGCTCGCGGCGGCCCGGAGGTCGGCCAGGTCCACGTCGAACTCCGCGCGGAGGACGTTCGGCCCGTCGACGAACAGCGCCACGCCTCGTCCGGCGTCCCGTCCCTCGATCCGCCCGAACAGTCGCCCCAGCAGCCCCATGCCAGGTGCTCAGTTCGTGTCCCGATACGACTTCCGATTGAGGGGGGTCACTAAAGTGTGACGGAGGGTGACAGTCTGATTTAACATTCTTTATTTGAGAAATAATGGCCGTTCGTGCCGTCCGAGGGAGTCACAGCGGTCGTGAGCGGCATACCGCTCCGACAACGTGCCATTTGTTTATTCCAGTATAGAGACTAAGATTATTTCTATTATATTTACTTTCTCATCAAAGGAATTATTACCTCGTTCCCCGGTTGTGTGTCCGTTGCATGTCAGATGACAACACGAGGCTCGACCTGTACCGACGCGGATTCCTGACGGCGGCCGGCGCGGCCGCCGGCGGTGCGGCGCTGACCGGCGTGACGAGCGCGACGCCCGGTCGGTCGCCCGGGGCGAAGGAGGACGAGGTGCTCGTCGGGGTCTCGGCGGCCGCCGACGAGGTGGCCGGCGAGGTGGCAAAGCACGTGCCCGGCAACGCCGAGGTCGTCCACGTCAACGGGAAACTGCGCTACGTCGCGGTGAAGTTCCCGAGCCAGGCCTCGGAGGTGGCCCGGGAGAACTTCATTGAGGCGATCACGTCCAACCGTCACGTCAAGTACGCGGAGACGAACGAGACGTTCGAGTCGCTGGAGGTGCCGAACGACCCGCGGTACGACGACCAGTACGCCGACCAGATGGTGAACGCCCCGACGGCGTGGGACACGACGTACGGCGACTCGTCGGTCACGGTGGCCGTCGTCGACCAGGGGGTGAAGTACGACCACCCTGACCTCGACGGCAACGTCGGGTCGGACGAGGGCCACGACTTCGTCGACTCCGACTCCGATCCGTACCCGGACTCGATGTCCGACGAGTACCACGGGACCCACGTCGCCGGCATCGCGGCCGCCGAGACGAACAACGGCGAGGGCGTCTCCGGCATCGGGAACTCGACGGTGCTCTCCGGGCGCGCGCTCTCGGAGTCGGGGTCGGGCAGCACGGCCGACATCGCGGACGCCATCCAGTGGGCGGCCGACCAGGGCGCGGACGTGATCAACCTCTCGCTGGGCGGCGGCGACTACACCAGCACGATGAAGAACGCCGTGAGCTACGCGACCGACAACGGCTCGCTCGTCGTCGCGGCCGCCGGCAACGACGGCAGCGGGAGCGTCTCGTACCCGGCGGCGTACTCGGAGTGTCTCGCCGTGTCGGCGCTCGACCCCGACGAGTCGCTCGCGAGCTACTCCAACTACGGCTCGGACATCGAACTGGCCGCGCCGGGCACGAACGTCCTCTCGACGTGGACCGACGACGGCTACGACTCCATCTCGGGCACCTCGATGGCGACGCCTGTCGTCGCCGGGGTGGCCGGGCTCACGCTCGCCGCGCACGACCTGACGAACGCGGAACTGCGCGACCACCTGAAGGCGACCGCGGCCGACGTCGGCCTGTCGAGCGACGAGCAGGGGAGCGGTCGAGTGGACGCCGGCGACGCCGTCACGACGGAGCCGGGCGACGGCGGCGGCGGTGACGGTTCCACGACCTCCAGCGTCTCCGGGTCGCTCTCGGGGTACTGGGACGGCACGTGTTACAGCTACGGGTTCGAGTACTCGGACCCCTCGCGGGTCGTCCTCGAACTCGAGGGGCCGTCGAACGCGGACTTCGACCTGTACGCGAACGACGGCACCGGATCGTGTCCGAGCACCTCGAGCTACGACTACCGCTCGTGGTCGACGGACAGCCAGGAGACCATCGCCATCGACGATCCCGACACCTCGACGGAACTCCACCTCCTCGTGGACTCCTACTCGGGGAGCGGGAGCTACACGGTGACCATCACCGAGTACGAGTAACTCCCCCGCGCCGACGCCCGTTCCGCCCCCTGACTTTTCCCGATACCGTCCGCAGAGGAGACCGAGGGGTACACCGAGTTCTGGCGCGAACGCGCCGAGTCGTTCGGCCTCGACGTGGACGTCGGCGCGCCGGCGGCCGAGGGCGGCGGTGACGGGGCGGAGGGTTCCTCGCGGGCAGAGTGAGGGGGGTCACGGGGGAGTTACGGGCAGTGGAGCGCGTGTTGGCTGGGTACGAGGCCGGAGGGAAATCCACATACCGTTCGCCCCCCATCGGTCCGACATGAGCGACTGGACCGACGCGATCGTTGGCGACCGGATGACCGTGGACCGCGAGTTCGGCGACCGGGTGCGGAACTCGCGCTTCTCGAACCAGGAGTGGGGGCTCATCATGACGGCGACGGAGTTCGACATCGAGGACGCGGACGACCCGGAGGCCGCCCGGATCGTCGCGGACACAAGCAAACTCCCGAGCATCATCCCGGAACTCGAGAACATCTCGAACCAGATGAACGCGACGGCCGGCGGCGGGTCGTCCGACGGGGGAACGTTCGGGAAGCTCCTCGGCGGCGTCAGGGACACCCTGTTCGGGGGCGGGTCCGGCGGCGTGGACGCGGAGAAGCTCGAGGCGGCCGAACGGCTTACGGGCGAGTACGCGACGGAACTCCAGCGACACCTCGAGTCGAAGGGGACCTGGGAACAGGTGCGGATCTCCTACCAGGAGTAGCGACCCGGTTCGACGGCGCTCGGATCCCTCTCTACTCTACCCGGGCCCTCAGGGCACGTCGCCCGAGCGGAACATCGTCAGCTCCTCGGCCTCGTA belongs to Halorarum halophilum and includes:
- a CDS encoding S8 family serine peptidase; translated protein: MSDDNTRLDLYRRGFLTAAGAAAGGAALTGVTSATPGRSPGAKEDEVLVGVSAAADEVAGEVAKHVPGNAEVVHVNGKLRYVAVKFPSQASEVARENFIEAITSNRHVKYAETNETFESLEVPNDPRYDDQYADQMVNAPTAWDTTYGDSSVTVAVVDQGVKYDHPDLDGNVGSDEGHDFVDSDSDPYPDSMSDEYHGTHVAGIAAAETNNGEGVSGIGNSTVLSGRALSESGSGSTADIADAIQWAADQGADVINLSLGGGDYTSTMKNAVSYATDNGSLVVAAAGNDGSGSVSYPAAYSECLAVSALDPDESLASYSNYGSDIELAAPGTNVLSTWTDDGYDSISGTSMATPVVAGVAGLTLAAHDLTNAELRDHLKATAADVGLSSDEQGSGRVDAGDAVTTEPGDGGGGDGSTTSSVSGSLSGYWDGTCYSYGFEYSDPSRVVLELEGPSNADFDLYANDGTGSCPSTSSYDYRSWSTDSQETIAIDDPDTSTELHLLVDSYSGSGSYTVTITEYE
- a CDS encoding DUF373 family protein; amino-acid sequence: MLLVLPVDLDDDLGRKTGFSTPVIGRDDVEAAAVELATADPEDSDLNVLFQAVHTYDELVADETVNEEVAVAAVTGVDGGDVQANRAVGAEVDTVLAALSTGEDVRAIVITDGAQDESVLPVIRSRVPLDGVRRVVVRQAQDLESIYYTMKQVLADPETRGTILVPLGVLLLIYPFSVIAGILEIPGAVVLGLVSALLGLYTLFRGLGLERAVDSAADRVRNSLYAGRVTIITYVVALALLFVGGVQGLETLETVESTVGSLQPEAQVAVFVHAAVRWAAAAGVTSSMGQVTDEYLSDRFRWRYLNAPFYVVAIAIVLYGLSGYFVPPSAGGIVVRLSLSELAIALTIGTLLGVLSTLTFAVAESREEEAAGTV
- a CDS encoding NYN domain-containing protein, which produces MGLLGRLFGRIEGRDAGRGVALFVDGPNVLRAEFDVDLADLRAAASDVGELVTARLYLNEHASPGLIQAAEANGFQVVVTSGDVDVKLAVDVATFAAEGRADTIAVASRDTDFKPALEAANERGLRTLAIAPGTYGRSDALPNSADESVTLGE
- a CDS encoding DUF5799 family protein gives rise to the protein MSDWTDAIVGDRMTVDREFGDRVRNSRFSNQEWGLIMTATEFDIEDADDPEAARIVADTSKLPSIIPELENISNQMNATAGGGSSDGGTFGKLLGGVRDTLFGGGSGGVDAEKLEAAERLTGEYATELQRHLESKGTWEQVRISYQE